The segment GCATCCTATTAAGTAAATCATGAAATattgtgtaaataaataaaaaaatcattaacgataAATAAAAACGTAAGTGAAAAAACTGAgagacaaattaaaatatttaatatctcaCCACAGATTATTTACATGTTGTGTttgataaatttgtttattaaaatcaatttataatagaGATCGACACGtataaaacttatttaaaaaaatattatgcaaggttgcacatattcaaacaattataaaaacaaatatttgatctaaataaaatacattaaaaaaatcacagatgAATCATGTTAACTTCTTAACAAATTAAACACACccagtataattaaaaaataattgttatttaaaaaaatgctaaataagcaaaaaaacaatcatagataatgggtattaattaaaatattaatttattatttaaaaaaatacatataaaaacaggtattaatttttaaagaaatttaaaaaggaaaaaacaaataatgttaGGCCATATACGTGGCCCACATAGAAAGATCTTGCGCACATGCCTGCTAGTTTAGGCCCCCACGCACGAgcttgtaattatttttcatgtcatctgctttaatgctttttttattttttttaaaagacaacgTGACATCTGAAATTCCAGAATCCAGTCATTGTAGTGGTCGAAAAAACAGggttaatagtttttttccttccaaaaacTCATTTGTAACTCGGTTTTTACCTAAAACATCTAGGAAACACACTAGAAACCTTGTTAAATCAAACAATGGcctccaaaaacacaaaaaactggCCCAAAACCCGAAATCAACCTGAACCAAAAATCTTCTTGAGCTCGGATTTGTTTCTTAGGtgtttcaagattaaaaaaaaaaaaatcttaactcCTCTCCTTACATGAAACcttttgacacaaaaaaatGTTCGTTTTCATGGCCTAATGCTTCCCCAAcaataactttctctctctaaaccgGGATCTAGCGaccccctctctctcctccaccctaaaaagactaaaaataggaggaaaatgaaatttgatgtcaaaatatattttaaaaaaattatagggaaCAAATACCTAATTGCTTAAAAAGATGGTGGACAAAAATGAAATTCTCAAATAAATTGCATACATGTCACCAATTTTACTCGTTTTTGTAACTTCAGTCCCAtgtctttaaaatatattttaaaaaaattatagggaaCAAATACCTAATTGCTTAAAAAGATGGTGGACAAAAATGAAATTCTCAAATAAATTGCATACATGTCACCAATTTTACTCGTTTTTGTAACTTCAGTCCCATGTCTTTCAATTCAACTCTCACCCCTAAGAAATCATGCAATTGGCTATAGTTTGGGTTCAAAATGGCTCAATTATGCAAAAGAAAAGCttaaatgatcaaattgaaaatttttaaaaatttcactattgtaatccacagtgaaataTAAGAGAGTGAATAGTAAttagtcattttcttttcatgggATTTTGTTGAGAAAGGCACAACCACTTTGCATATGGCAACATTAAATTGACATGCTGAAAGTGTGCAATTACTCTTGGACTTGAGAGCTTCTGTTGTGGTAAAGGcactgtcaaatttcaaatcCGAAGATAAAGGCAACACATGCAAGAAATGGTGATCTTAACAAAATATCCAGCCCTAGTTTAGTTGTATGATGTTAGTCTTGCAATCATAAAGTGCTTCTTCTTGGACATCACTcgtgaaaatattaatttaaatgatttcAATGTATTTTACATTTCAATGTTAATTTACAAACTTACATCACTCgtaaattttttgtattttcaatgttttctGTGAGAGCTTGTGAAGCTCTTTGTAGATGAGCAGAAAAGAATAAGTATGAACAGTTCTGTGAAcccctaaaaatttaaaaataaaataaataacaagtaaaaaattactattatcaATAGGTAAGATAAGTcagaataacataaaaaatgttgGTGTAAACCCTAGTTAAAAATTGGTGATATTGTCGTAAAACGATAATAAgtccataaataaattaaatgatgtaaaaagtaaaataaatatattttgaaataaatatatgatcACAAGGATTTAGAGGAATAAACGATATGGTCTAGGAAAGgatgaaacaagaaaaatttagGTTCTTCAACCAAGTTTATGTTATTATCATAACTCTAAATCCAATCGTTTGATCGAGTTGCAATTTTACGAAGAGTCTtatgatgtatttttatattttacattaaaaatttaaggcaaTTAGAGTTCGAGAAAGTTATGTAATAATGTCAACAAGtggacaaaaaaataacatataaactTAACAATggcattttcataaataaattgaataaattggaAATTTTAGTTTCTTCCTCTCTTTAAAACAGTCAGTCCtgttggaagagaaaaaaaaagagatagttctccttctttatttttacttagaaaCTTAAGAGAAATCATGATTTAAGTCATGGTTAGTGAGAGGATAGgtgtttaaaaacaatcaaacacaagaataaaacataaatcaagTGAGAGAATAGGGATTTCCAGAGAGAAGTCACAAAAAAAAGTgagcaagaaaagagaaagggtGGAAATTTTTTGAATGGTTATTCCAAGCTCATTTGATTATCCGATAAAGAATTCTAAACTCAATTATGCAAATTTAAGTAGAGAAAAACGAATTTTTATGTGAAATTCTTAAATCTTAATAGGGGTTCTTGGATGAAAATTAAGGGGATGATATTATTATGGTGGAATAATATAATTGGGGTAGAATATGATATGAATGACTGAAATAATGAgtaattgtaaaagaaaaatttggtattttggtTAAATTAGGCCTGGCCATGATAAGTAAAAAGTGTGGAATTTATAGAGTTAAAGTGAATATTTAATCATTGCTTGTATTTAGCATATGAAGATGTGTTGATGATGGTTATaattggattaaattaattatcaaattttaattgattttcttgttaGTATATTATGAATTAGGGTATGTatgcaaatattgaaaaattatgttaatgatTTACAATTGATAGATTGAGTAGTatgtttaatgaaaatttataaaCAATTGAAGATCGGATTATGAAAACAAATGAAACTTAGGATTGGTTATGTATTGTTTTGCGGAAGAACTGGATAATTGTGataatttgtgtgtgtgtgtgtatgttatTAGGGTGgtaataataaagaaagaatgGTTAGTTATAAACATTGAAATTAATGTTGAGTATATTTGtgtattaagatttttttataaaagattaaCGCATGAgaaatttatcttaaaatttataaatggatataaaatttatattatgaaaaatatacaaAGAGAAAATAAACTGGAACTCTCATTCAAGTTATAACctaaatatgaatataaaagaaCATGGAtagttaatttaatgaaattaaaggtATGTGTGGATAATGTATTTGAATGTTGGTAGTGTTAAGATTATAAACGAAAATTTAGAGAATTTGAGAACTAATATTTGAATATGTAAGTTggttgttaataaataaatagtggAACATGAAGTGaataaatgataagaaaaaaaaattaataagaagtAAATATCttccatgaaaaataatagtatcataaattaagaaattctatAGTTATATTTCGATTCAAGTTGGATTTGAATAGTTATTTTAGACTCgggtttaaatataaataatataaagcaTGAATAATGAATATTCATTTCTATCCCtataaaaaagaatagattTGGGTAAGGAAAACAAAACGAATTCTTATCatccactttaaaaaaaaaattagatcatttGTATTTATAGAAACTTTTATATAGATTCTTTCATTTAATGTTTCTTTAATTCTTATCATATCATctacttttactttttattgaaaattcttACCCTTTATATCCTacattgataaataaataaaattttatgtttttatgataACATGTATCAAGTAAAGCTaaaatgatgggtttttttttttaaaaaaaaaacacaatatcaaaCCTCCTTCATTTCATGTTTTCTACCATAGTTATTATACTCGACTTAagaatcaactcaaaaaaaGATTTGGATTGCTGGTTTAACTCATGGATCACTAGGTCAatgcaaatcattttttaaaatatcattttaactcgcagaccaatttttttaaaaaacaatgtagttttatttttaaaattttttaaagttaactaATCAGGTTAACAAAGTCATTAAAAGTTTGtttgaattaattgaattttacaatatcaatatatattttttaattaatttaaatcttgaTCCAAGTCAGGtttcaaatcataaatttatcgGATCAACGTGCTAGACTTATAGATTCAAAATGTTAATCAATTAGGTCAATAGAGTCATTAAAAACCTGTTCATATCAACTGAATTTTACTGATcaatatccttttttatttaatttgaaactcaatCCAGGTGAAGTTTTGAATGATGCATTTCTCATATCAACATACTAAACCATATcatgtttaaatattatagaatcaaaatgttaattaatcaagttaatcAAGTCATTAAAAACCCGATCATATcaactatattttataaaattaatattttttttctatttaatttgaaatttaatttagatcAGGGTCcaaatcatgaatttttcaGGTCAACATGATGGACAGAACCGAGTTTAACATTATAGAATCAAAATGTTACCCAATAAGGTCAATTTGGTTATCAAAAAATCGATTAGATCAACtgaattttaccaaattaatatttttttatttaatttaaaatataattcaggTCAAGTTTTGAACCATGAATTTCTTGAATCAACTAACCGATTAGATCAACTGAGTCATTAAAAATCTAGTCAGATAAGTTAGATTTTATTGaatcaatatcttttttaatttaatttaaaatctaatctaaTGGTTCTAAATCTTGAATTTCTCGGattaatattataacaaaagtTAAATGATATCAGAAAATCACTGTAAATTAAGAAACTTTTTAATGTGAATTGTATTAGtagtttcattttcaatttctcatcttatttttttgcGTGATGTTTATTTGGttgtttgtgcttttttttttctctattaataATCAAAGTGcataattattctttttgttttgttgcttGTCAATTCAAGTATTGTTGTCGGACCAAAAcctttaaatctaaaatattttttaatctttttaattattttttaaatattttaaaaaataatattaacctaCCGGAAACACCGGCTAATCTACTAGTGCTGTAGCGAACCAAGTTTAACATTATAGAATTAAGAAAACAccataattctttaaaaataaaataaaattacaaatatgaaAAGttattatgtaaataaataaaataggtgGGAAGCAGTAGCTTGATGAGTCAGACATGAGTCATCTTCTGGTAAAACAAATCCAACATACCTCTCTCTCCACCCTTCGCATCTAACCAATCTCTCTCTCGCAACCACAACACAGACAGCTGGATCCACCACCACGCGCGCACCTCCACTCTCTTTCTCTACGCGCCGACACCATCTTCCTTCCACCTCTCAGATCCGCTCCTTCTCCTAAGTCCACACAGTTTTCCTGCTTTACGAGCTGCTTCAAACTCAGTTTCAACTCCGTTCGAGTAAGAACTGAGTttggtaaataaataaagaaagaaatggtgGTGTGAAGATATAGTAAGGGTTGTTTGTTTACAAGTGGAACAATAgggttttggtgtttttaactGTAGAATTATGGCGATGGAGAGTGGGAGCTGGAAAGAGTCGTACAAGGGGATGTCGGCTGATAATATTAAGGGATTAGTGTTGGCACTGTCTTCCAGCGTCTTTATTGGTGCCAGTTTCATTGTCAAGAAGAAGGGCTTGAAGAAAGCTGGGGCCTCCGGTATCAGGGCAggtatcttttttttcattttttttaatgattttggattttttttggggttttatttttaagcttGACTTTATTATTGGTTACCCAGTAATGGGCTGGAAAATCTCCTCAAGATTTACTCTTTTTGGCCATTTTGGGAAGTGTTGGCAGTATAAGAATGGTTGGATTAGAACTTGTCTCAAACTTCAAGTAGATTCCAAGCTGATGATGTTCTTGATTAGGTTttaggtggtggtggtggtgtacTTATGTTTGAAACTTGAGAGATTGATTTTGATGGATTTTTGCTGAatgtgttaggtttttttttaacgagTCAGTTGGAAGTTTTGGAAAGTGGGTTTATGAGGAGTTAATAAGATCTATCTATTTCTTTGTAATAATTGCATTTTACAGGTTTCTTGCAATCCCTTTTGAGCTCTTAACTCAACTTCCATGTATTTCGTTAATGAATTACGTATGGGCAACACTAGTTTTTGAATCCATATGTGGATACAAATTTGTTGGCAAGAtgtgtgattttattttatacggAAATTAATGTGTTACCTTTTGTGGTGGCGTGTGTTGAAATCTATTTGTTCTATATGCAAAAATGCTTATGGAAATTCATAAACCTCAATTTTAGTGCCCTGCTTTGCTATTGTACCTTTTACAGTGTGCTGTTATACTTGTATAGTGAACATGAATTCACTGAAATTGAATCTGTTGACTTTAATTCACAGGAAGTGGAGGTTATACTTACTTATATGAACCGCTCTGGTGGGTGGGCATGATAACAAGTAAGTTTTACCATCATCAAATGTGGTTGTTTCTTAAGTCATCTGCTTTTAGATCTTGAGATGATACGAATGTTTAAGTGcgtctctccttttctttctctgtgTTCAATGTGGATGCAAGTTACGTTTGATCTTTTTACAAAAGCCTCTGTTTAAACTCTTCACAACTTGTAGTGCCTTTAAAATCTAACAAATTGGTTATCTGCTTATTTTGTCTGGACATCATAGCTGTATTTGCAACTAGTCCACTCTAATCTTTGCCTGTTATTTCAACAGTGATTGTTGGGGAAATTGCTAATTTTGCAGCTTATGCATTTGCACCAGCTATCCTGGTCACTCCTCTTGGTGCTCTCAGCATTATTATAAGGCATGATAGATCATCAACCACAatctaatttatatttcttattcAGGTCTTAACATTTTGTTGGTTTGCAGTGCTGCTCTTGCACATATCATATTACGAGAGAAATTGCATATTTTTGGAATTCTTGGTTGTGTTCTTTGTGTTGTGGGTTCTACAACAATTGTGCTGCATGCTCCTCAAGAACGTGAGATTGAATCCGTGAAAGAAGTTTGGGATCTCGCTACAGAGCCTGGTAATAGatttgtttgttaaaaataGTGTGAAAATTGCATATTAATCATAATTCTAATAGACTAAGTTGCAAAGAAATGTGCTTAAGAAACAAACCTGTATCCCTTTTTTTCAGCCTTTCTGTTCTATGCTGCTTTGGTCATAGCAGCTGTATTCATTCTCATATTCCACTTTATCCCTGACTATGGCCAGACGCATATAATGGTTTACATTGGTGTTTGTTCTCTCGTAGGCTCCTTGTCggtatgtatttttatacttttgttggttattgtattgtttgttttcttgcaaggttttttccccttttgtAAATGATCTTCTCAATTGTTGATGTTTGACAGGTCATGAGTGTTAAAGCGCTTGGAATTGCGTTGAAGCTGACACTGTCAGGAACGAATCAGCTAATATATCCGCAAACATGGGTCTTTGCCTTTGTTGTAATTACTTGTGTGCTTACCCAAATGAATTATTTGAACAAGGTAGCAGCTGTTTCTTGTCTGTCATCTTAGGGGTTTTTTATGCACTTATCAGATAATTATCTATTTAAGTATATCATTATACTTTGGATCATTTATTTAACTTCCTCTATGATAAGATCCTTGCTAGTTGGTGGATGTTGTTACATTCCAATGAAGTTGATAACTTTCGCATTACACCTTCCTGAGTTATTAAAATCTTTCCTGTCATGGTACTTTCAATGATGATGGAACATgggaaaatttgtgtttgttATCATGATGTGCAAATATGTGGCTATTGGCTTTGTTATAGAAGTTTTAAGGTGTCTTtccttaacttttcttttactGGGCCCTCATATTCAAAAGCAGGGAAGGGAATTGTTAAATAAGAACTTCGCAAGAGATGATAAATAAGAGTTTAGGACAAAGAGATGTTAATTGGTAATAGCATCAGAGTTTGTTTTTTGGTCTGTCATGTGGCTGTCAATCTAATACTTTGCATTATATGGTCGTGAGGAAGTTGAAGGGGAGCATGTAGAGTGAAGAGCATATATCTTACAAACTTGGCTGAGGGACTGTCTCTCTATATCTTACAAACTGATCATACTGGTGTGAGATGGTGTCTCCTGTTGTGGATACTGTATCTATCAAATTCAGGAGTGTTATTTCAAGGAGTCTAATATGTTAGGCTGAACTGAGGCAGGGGCTAATCGGGGTTTTATTTTGCATGTCAGGGGAATGGCTTCAAAATCAGATCAGCTCACTTTGTGGAGTGATTTTATCTCTTCATAAAACCTCTTAAAACTCTTCAGTGATGCTTCATGAAGTCCCTAAGATTTTCGAGTGATTTTGGAAGTGTGATCTTGCTGATTGGTCTTCatctctttgtttttcattttgtattttgttcttGTGGTTGATTCAAATGGATAAATGCTCAAGTTTTCTATGATTAGCATTATAAGGCCAGATAGTATTATTTTGCTTAGGATGCTATTTGTTGGTGGTATCAAAAACCCTGTATGATGTGGGAAATCCAAATTCTTGATACAATGGATTCTGGGCTTGATAACAATGCCTTTTATTTTACCTGATATGTTTGGAGTAATGTCTCTAGCTGCGTACAGAAAATTGTATGGGTGTGTGGGTTTCTGTCGGAGAGATGAGGGTTGGGATTCCTACTTCAATGGGTCTTTGGAACTGTTGAAACTTGGTTGGTGGTAGACTATCTTTCGGTCTTTATGTTGTCTAGTGCATGGGATGTATGAAATATTTTGGAGGATGTgaagaaattatattaattagcttttttatttgctgtgataaaataaaattggattgaTTCTCATTTAGTCATTTGATCACCATGGGTACTTACTCTGTCCTAATATTTTTCTCCCCTTTTGTGATTTTTGGGATGTCCCAAACACTgttccttaaaaataaaatttgttaatcTTACAAATCTATTACCCATTATGATtgttaaaagagagagaaagagctCAATCAACTATTCAGAAGCGTCATGCTAATAGGTTGGCCGCATTGATCCTTTTTCTCCATTTGTTTTGTTCTGTGTCAGGGGAAGCATTGAGACATAAATGTAACAGGTTCTGTTGTAAATTGATTATCCATCAGTCTGTCTTGTGCCTAGAAGTGTAAAATTGGCTTAAACGATACTATTTAGGAGTTCGAATATCTTTTCTTGTTGAGGTTTGCACCTAAAATAAGGATTAACTCTGTAGTTGCGTGGATTTGTATCAAGTAACATCTTGGATTTCATGTGTCGCTTGTCATCTGGTTGTGTGCaaaacttattgtttttttatggtgacAGCTCTCTCATTCTCctttgattatatttttggtttttcctATGCAGGCGCTTGATACTTTCAACACTGCTGTTGTTTCTCCTATATACTATGTTATGTTTACATCACTTACAATTTTGGCAAGTGTAATCATGTTCAAGGTATGCTTTTCTACTGACTCAGAAAGCATCCTCTCTTATTTTGTCAACTTGATATGATTTGTTAATTGTCCGCAGTGGTAATGCTTTGAAAGTGCTTTTCAAAGTGTGTTTGGatcaaaacaattgaaaatCACCCAAACAAGCATCAAATTGATGCCCTTTCAGCCCAAAACACAGCTTTGTACCGTAGTACCAAACTCACACTAAAGCAGCCTGATTGAGGTGTCGAAGGCATGGAATTTATGTCTCAGTCTTGTAACCTCCTTGCCTTTCAGTTGATCCCGTTTCAACCTGTTGGTGAATGGAAAATTGAACTTTCTTTGAACTTTTCAGCATTTAGTATTTTCTTGTCTGGTAATGGCTTCCCCTTTGTTTTTAGAATAAAGATAAATGAAAAGAGTTCTGAAGAGgtgaagaaaaataagcatatagCTGATGGTTTTTATTTCTACAACTGAATCATTGCTCTAAAGGCTGgaatttggaaaaaatattcCCATGGTGCCTTCATTTGTGGTCTACTGGTGTTTAGACTCTTTTGGGGATTTGTTATATTTTGAAGTttgactttaattaattttttcagcaTGATTTTACACTGTTTTTTAGTTGTTAGCAAATTTGTGATTGATGATGAATAaccattttttaatatcatccttTTTATTCTAATCAGGATTGGGATAGGCAGAGTCCAACTCAAATAGTCACCGAAATGTGTGGGTTCATGACTATACTTTCAGGAACGTTTCTTCTTCACAAGACGAAGGATATGGCTGATGGTATATGCTCTctatatcattattattgtaaCCATTATTAGTATTTCCTACCCGTGCCCCTTGTCACCCACAAGCACTTGATGCACCATTGATATGGTTCCTAACTGCATGATTTATGAGAGATCCATGCCAGTATCTTTGGAATTCTTAACCTCTGAttgatgttttgaaatcaaatgtAGGATCTCCATCTCTACCCGTGCGACTCTCCAAGCACACAGAGGAGGATGGCTTTGGTACTGAGGGCATTCCTCTTAGGCGGCAGGATTCATCGAGAGCaccataaaattcattttttgctTGAGCTCGTTTCTTCAATCACACCTCTTTCGGGGAgggagtgaaaaaaaaaaaaaagctcaaggCACCATCACCTGTCCATTGTTGAGTCCATTTTCGTTTTGTTATACATTACAGTAAGAAGGGAAGGTGAAAATTTTCTCTTCATTAAACCCTTTTTAGGTGAGAGAGTGCATCAGCTGTTGCCTTGTTTACAGCTCCCCGTATTCATACAGAAAGAACTGGCCAATGTGATTTTGGATAGCATTGGTAATAGTGTATCATTCTTCCAATTTTCCCAAGAAAGAATCTTCAGCTTCCTTCTGTGTGCAGGGAAACAAATTTCTAGTGGATGTTTTATCTTCCACTTggtcattttcaattttttttttaatggcatcCATGTGATCACCTGATACTCTACTGGTTCTACGTGATTGGTGGTGGAAAGGAAGATGCACGAGTTGGTCctttgaaggatgaaaaaaatgttgaaagcCCCAAAGAACTAATGTCAAATTTACTACATAAATCCTCACCAGGTTCACAAATAAATTGCTAGTTTCTAATGTCTATCCAAATTATGAAGATAGTGAGATAGATGATACATTCCTAGCcagaaatacattttaaaactatttcagatatatttattatatctttGTTGTTGTTCCTCCAACAAaatacatgtttgtttttccttaaatattcaaaaacatCAAGTAAAATGTTAGGCATAGAACGCAGAAGATAATCAATCAACAAGGAAATACTAATTAGCTTGAAGCAGTTTTAACATGGGGCAGGAACCAAAAAACCTAGCAGTTGAGTACCGAGAAGAGGCTATCCGGGCGATCTTTGCATTCTGAACCTGAAGACTGAATGCCCGGTATGACATCCAGTAGAAGCTCAGGGCCGGAAGCAGCTGTTATTCGAGCTACTAAGCATTCTAATACACAGAAACATGAACATTTCTATTGACTGTGGTTCCATGACAAGTTTTCGAGCTTTGttctagtttcttttttcttttttcttcccttcaGAGAATACAGAATAGTCTCTGGCTAAATATTCTCTTCCACAATTTACAGCACCTGGCATAGAATCAGATTCTCACATATACCTCTACTTGGAGAAACAGAACATATTGAATTGCAGTATCCCATGATGTAAAACTCATGAGACATTTTGATGCTGTTGTATTCCTCTAGAAGAGAACAGACAAGACAGCAATCC is part of the Populus nigra chromosome 8, ddPopNigr1.1, whole genome shotgun sequence genome and harbors:
- the LOC133701283 gene encoding probable magnesium transporter NIPA4; amino-acid sequence: MAMESGSWKESYKGMSADNIKGLVLALSSSVFIGASFIVKKKGLKKAGASGIRAGSGGYTYLYEPLWWVGMITMIVGEIANFAAYAFAPAILVTPLGALSIIISAALAHIILREKLHIFGILGCVLCVVGSTTIVLHAPQEREIESVKEVWDLATEPAFLFYAALVIAAVFILIFHFIPDYGQTHIMVYIGVCSLVGSLSVMSVKALGIALKLTLSGTNQLIYPQTWVFAFVVITCVLTQMNYLNKALDTFNTAVVSPIYYVMFTSLTILASVIMFKDWDRQSPTQIVTEMCGFMTILSGTFLLHKTKDMADGSPSLPVRLSKHTEEDGFGTEGIPLRRQDSSRAP